Part of the Imperialibacter roseus genome, ACACGCTAAAGGGTAACTCCGGAACCCTGGGCATAGAGCGTTTTGCCTGGTATGTAACTCAGCTTGAACAGGAACTAAAGCGTAGCATTTACGAAGAAGTAGAAAAGAAATTAGCTCAAATAGATGCTAGCTTTGATGAATTTAAAGAAAATTACAAGTTATTTGTGGGTGCGAGTTCAACCTCATCATAATTATGAAAAAAATTCTAGTCGCTGAAGATAGCTCAGTTATTCAGAACCTTACCAAGAAGATTCTCACGCTTCAAAATTTTCAAATCACTTCGGTAAAGAATGGGGAGCAAGTGCTTCAAAAACTCAATGAAGAGTCTTTTGATCTTATCCTAATGGACATTAACATGCCTGTGATGGACGGTATCGAGTGCACAAAAAAGGTGAGAAACCTAAGTGATGAGGCTAAAAAAAATATACCTATTGTTGCCATAACCGGCAACGCCCGGAATTACACCATGGAGGAATTTCTTGCTAATGGAATCAATGACTTCATTCCCAAGCCTTTGAATTTTGACCAGCTTGTTGAAAAAGTAAGGAAGTATACCAGTTGATATGCAGGTAAAATACAGCAAACATTTCCTCAACAAATTAGAAGATATTTTCGCTGAGTCGGACTATATTCTCCGCTATGAAAAAGGCAGTTTCCATTCCGGCTACTGCATTTTAAGAGACACCAAAATTGCCATTGTCAATAAGTATTTCCCTCTTGACGGCAAAATCAATGCCTTGCTCGAGATATTAAAGTCTATAGAAATCGACCCAAAAGGCCTCAGCGAAAAAAACAGATCGCTTCTTCTGGAGCTCACCCAAACCAAGCTGGAGATTTGAAGCTGACCTTCCTCGGAACCGGCACCTCGCAGGGAGTGCCCGTCATTGCCTGCGATTGTGAAGTATGCCAGTCGGTTGACTTTCACGATAAACGACTCCGCTCCTCTGTTCATATTGAGGTTGATGGTCTCAGTCTGGTGATAGACACCGGCCCCGACTTCAGACAGCAGATGCTCCGTGAGCGAATCAAAAGACTCGATGCTGTCATCTTCACTCATGAGCACAAAGACCACACTGCCGGACTGGACGATATCAGGAGTTTTAACTTTCTACAGCAAATGGACATGCCGGTGTATGCCAGCACAGCGGTTATCACACAGCTCAAGAGAGAGTTCTCCTATATTTTTGCTGACCACAAGTATCCCGGCGTTCCATTGGTGGACGTAAAGCTTCTTGACGGGAAGCCATTCACCATAGGCAATACAACGATAACGCCTATTAATGTTATGCACTTCAAGCTGCCGGTGTTTGGTTTCAGAATTGGCGATTTCACATACATAACTGATGCCAACTACATTTCGGACGAGGAAAAGAAGAAAATAAAAGGAAGCAAGGTACTGGTGCTTAATGCCTTGCAGAAAACGCCCCACATTTCCCACTTCACGCTGGACGAAGCCATTTCTCTGGCGCAGGAGCTAAAAGCCGACCAAACCTACTTCACACACATCTCCCACAAGCTGGGCTCGCATAGGGATGTCTCTGCTCAATTGCCTGAAAACATCTATCTTGCTTACGACGGTCAGCAGCTAACGCTTTAATTCCCTGCTGCAAGGTTTGCTCTTACTATGCATCTCAACTATTTCTTTCTGAAACCGCTGTGCGAGGAGCTGGATGCCACCTGGCGTGGCTTCACATTAGGCGCATGCTTCAGCCAGCAAAAAGATGAGCTCATTTTTCACTTTTACAGAAACGAGGAAGAAAAGTTTATCAGGGTCTCCCTCATTCCCCAGCTCACTTTCATTTCATTCCCTGAAAACTTTGCCAGGGGCAGAAAAAACAATGTCGATCTGTTTGAAGAAGCCATTGGTGGCCAATTGGAAATGGTCAGCATCACCCCCTGCGATCGCTCGTTTGTCATGGCGTTTAACAATGGCTTTAGCTTCCTCTTCAAAATGCATGGCAGCAGATCAAACATCATCGGCACCGACAAAAACGGTAACCAGAGGCTTTTCAGGAGCCAGCTTTTGGATGATGAAGGGCTCACACAAGAACAGCTTGTGTCAACACTTGCATTGACAAGAGAGCACTTTGACGAAGTGGAAGGTGAGCTTAGACAATTTGTTCCCATTTTGGGTAAGGAAACCACAGCATTTCTAAACGGGCTGGGCTACGATGACACAACGATAGAAAGAAAATGGGCACTGATAACACAGATGCTAGGTGCTTTTGAAAGTCCCACGTTTTACATCTGCCGCTGGCAGGAAAAGGTGCAGCTGCTGCTTTTCAGAGCAGGGGAAGTGCTCATGGAAACTGACTCGGCTATTGAGGCAACTACGGTTTATGCGCAAAAGGTCAGCAGGGAGTTTTACCTAAAAACCGAGCTTCACCCGCTGCTGCAACGCCTGAGAAAAGAGCTGAAGCAAACAGAAAGCTACCTGAAACAGTCAAAAGCTAAATTGATTGACCTGAAAGAAGGAAAAAGCTACTCCCAACTGGCCGATGTGCTTATGGCCAACCTTTACCAGGTAAAAGAAGGACTGGAGGAAGTGGTGCTTGATAATTTTTATACCGGCCAGCCAGTTAGCATCAAGCTTAAGAGGGCTTTGACCCCGCAGAAAAATGCAGAGATTTTTTACCGGAAAGCCAAAAACCAAAAGATTGAAATAGAGAAACTAGAGGAGGCCATTGCTGCTAAGGAAGCGCTGGAGGAAACTGTTGCAGAACATCTGCTGCATCTGGAAGACATGACCGACCTGAAACTCATCAGGCAGTATATTCAGCAAC contains:
- a CDS encoding response regulator, coding for MKKILVAEDSSVIQNLTKKILTLQNFQITSVKNGEQVLQKLNEESFDLILMDINMPVMDGIECTKKVRNLSDEAKKNIPIVAITGNARNYTMEEFLANGINDFIPKPLNFDQLVEKVRKYTS
- a CDS encoding MBL fold metallo-hydrolase encodes the protein MKLTFLGTGTSQGVPVIACDCEVCQSVDFHDKRLRSSVHIEVDGLSLVIDTGPDFRQQMLRERIKRLDAVIFTHEHKDHTAGLDDIRSFNFLQQMDMPVYASTAVITQLKREFSYIFADHKYPGVPLVDVKLLDGKPFTIGNTTITPINVMHFKLPVFGFRIGDFTYITDANYISDEEKKKIKGSKVLVLNALQKTPHISHFTLDEAISLAQELKADQTYFTHISHKLGSHRDVSAQLPENIYLAYDGQQLTL
- a CDS encoding NFACT RNA binding domain-containing protein, which codes for MHLNYFFLKPLCEELDATWRGFTLGACFSQQKDELIFHFYRNEEEKFIRVSLIPQLTFISFPENFARGRKNNVDLFEEAIGGQLEMVSITPCDRSFVMAFNNGFSFLFKMHGSRSNIIGTDKNGNQRLFRSQLLDDEGLTQEQLVSTLALTREHFDEVEGELRQFVPILGKETTAFLNGLGYDDTTIERKWALITQMLGAFESPTFYICRWQEKVQLLLFRAGEVLMETDSAIEATTVYAQKVSREFYLKTELHPLLQRLRKELKQTESYLKQSKAKLIDLKEGKSYSQLADVLMANLYQVKEGLEEVVLDNFYTGQPVSIKLKRALTPQKNAEIFYRKAKNQKIEIEKLEEAIAAKEALEETVAEHLLHLEDMTDLKLIRQYIQQHGLAKESKQAAINRPFKVFQIGLYEAWVGTNAKNNDELTLKYATKNDLWLHAKDVPGSHVVLKWRAGQNFPKPVIEQAAALAAYYSKRKTDTLCPVIFTPKKWVRKPKGAHPGAVIVEREEVIMVEPGLPN